In the genome of Candida dubliniensis CD36 chromosome 3, complete sequence, the window AGGAGATTGCGAATATAtagggaaaaaaaaaaaaaaatcatcaacacttttaaaacttttctttcttctgtAAGCATGTTCAAGTATTTACGTTATTGTCGACCAGCGTTTATTGTTTCTGCAGTTGCAGCTACGCCATTGTTTTATCCGCGTATTTTTCTGGAGGTGAAGcaggttgttgttgactCGTCGCTTAATCCGTTTCCCACAGAGATTAAGAAAGGGTTTTTTCATAATGATTTTGAGCTATTAGGTCATGGAGTCAGGTCTGTCACGTTTATCGCGTTTAAGGTTTATGGAGTTGGTGTATACATTGCCAAGAAGGATATTCCCAAAGCCAGTACGTTGTTGGTGGGCATGGCAGACAAGCTTAAGGATCCAGAAGAGTCAGCCCAGGCTATTGAGAAGTTGTTGGATAAtgatatcaaatttttggtCCGTTTGGCACCCGTGAGAAATACCGACTTTAATCATTTGAAAGATGGGTTGATTAAATCGATCTTGGCCCATCCCAAGAGTAAGGAAATGAAGGAGGAGTTGGGTAATGGGCTCGATGAATTGAGAGAGGCATTTACTAGAAAAGGGACAGTTCCAAAAAACCATTTGTTGTATTTAGAGATGCTTGATGGGGGGAAGTTGGCATTGAGTTATGTCAACCCCAAGAAGAAAGAGTATAAGATGGGGGAGGTTACGTGTCCGCTTGTTGCAAGACAATTGATGTTGCAGTACCTTTCGGGTGCCAAACCCTTATCTCCATCTCTACGCGATAGTTGTATAGAaggatttattaatttataaaaatgTCTCTACATAATGATAGACTCTTTTTCGACGTTAGAGGAGATTGACTTGTGTGGCAAGACCTTGGCGCCGTTGACGTAGATTTCGTTTTTGACTTCGACGTCGTCACCCAAGACGGTCACACCTTCGGTTCTGGCCCACTTTCCAATTCTTGAGTTCCAACCGACAATGGTAGATTTGACCCATGCGTGGTCCTTGACTTGGGAGTTGGCCAACAATACGGATCTTTGAATTCTAGCACCTTCACCGACAACGACGTTTGGCCCAATTGTGACGTTTGGACCGATTAAAGCTGATGGGTGGATCTTGGCAGTTGGGTCGATCAAGACGTTACCGCCATGGACGTATTTCTCTTTGCACAATTTCTCTGGGTGTTTCTTTGACAAGGAGGTCAAGTACAAGCAGGTACCAGAAAGGAAATCTTTTGGTTGACCGACGTCCATCCAGTATCCTTCCAAGTCGAAGGAGtacaattgtttttgttcGACCAAGATTGGGaaagtttctttttcgATGGAGGTTGGTTTCATTTCAATCAAGTCGATAACTGATGGGTTCAAGATGTATAAACCGGCATTAATTCTGTTACCAACAAACTCGACTGgtttttcaacaaatctATCTATCAAGTTTGGAGTGTCTCTGTCGTGGACAATGACCCCGTATTTCGATGGCTCGTCGACCTTTGTAGCAACAATAGTACCGGCAGCACCGTGGGCTTTGTGGAAGTCGGCCA includes:
- a CDS encoding uncharacterized mitochondrial protein, putative (Similar to S. cerevisiae FMP22;~In S. cerevisiae: non-tagged protein is detected in highly purified mitochondria in high-throughput studies) encodes the protein MFKYLRYCRPAFIVSAVAATPLFYPRIFSEVKQVVVDSSLNPFPTEIKKGFFHNDFELLGHGVRSVTFIAFKVYGVGVYIAKKDIPKASTLLVGMADKLKDPEESAQAIEKLLDNDIKFLVRLAPVRNTDFNHLKDGLIKSILAHPKSKEMKEELGNGLDELREAFTRKGTVPKNHLLYLEMLDGGKLALSYVNPKKKEYKMGEVTCPLVARQLMLQYLSGAKPLSPSLRDSCIEGFINL
- a CDS encoding GDP-mannose pyrophosphorylase, putative (Similar to S. cerevisiae MPG1;~In S. cerevisiae: synthesizes GDP-mannose from GTP and mannose-1-phosphate in cell wall biosynthesis; required for normal cell wall structure) yields the protein MKGLILVGGYGTRLRPLTLTLPKPLVEFGNRPMILHQIEALAAAGVTDIVLAVNYRPEVMVSTLKKYEEEYGVNITFSVEEEPLGTAGPLKLAEEVLKKDDSPFFVLNSDVICDYPFKELADFHKAHGAAGTIVATKVDEPSKYGVIVHDRDTPNLIDRFVEKPVEFVGNRINAGLYILNPSVIDLIEMKPTSIEKETFPILVEQKQLYSFDLEGYWMDVGQPKDFLSGTCLYLTSLSKKHPEKLCKEKYVHGGNVLIDPTAKIHPSALIGPNVTIGPNVVVGEGARIQRSVLLANSQVKDHAWVKSTIVGWNSRIGKWARTEGVTVLGDDVEVKNEIYVNGAKVLPHKSISSNVEKESIIM